The window ATCAACCGCCATGCCAATCCCGCGCCGGTGCCGCGCCTTCCTCGCAACCCGCGCCCCAACAACATCTTCCCGAAATCAGCTCGGCCCGTTCTATTCGTCTGATTCATGTCCGTTTCGCAATTCCTGCGGCGAACGCCGCATCCTGCGACGCAGCCGCTGCGTTAGGGCGTCACACGAAACGGCACCGGTGTGAAGCTGACCACAAAGATCAGCAGCGCGACGATGCCAAGGATCACGCGCGTCCGTCCGATGGGAACATCATCATGCATCGTTGGCGGATGCTCCGGTCGCACCAGAAACCCGATCACCACCCACATTAACCACCACGGCCACCAGAACGACGCCGCCGCCAGCGCCGCCATCGTCACCAGCGCCAGCCACCGTTGCCCGCGGCGAAAAATCGCATACGCGATATGCCCGCCATCCAGCTGCCCGATCGGCAGCAGATTTAGCATCGTGATCAATAGCCCCGCCCACCCGGCAAAGGCGATCGGATGCAACATGATGTTTTGCTCATCGCCGATGCCGGGGAAGAAGATCGCCGAAAACAGACGGAACAGCAGCGAATCCCCGAGGAAGATGCCCTCTCCGCCCGACGGCGGAGCCAGCGTCGACATCGACATCCCCACCGCCAGCGCAATCACCGCCACGACAAATCCCGCCAACGGTCCCGCCACCGCCATGTCGAACAACCCCACCCGGTCGCGGATTGGCGAGCGCAAGCGGATGAGAGCGCCGAAGGTCCCGAGAATATTGGGCGCGGGAATGAAGTACGGCCAGGACGCATCGATTCTGTGTCTGCGCGCCAGCACAAAGTGCCCGAACTCATGGAAAAGCAGGATGGCCAGAAACCAGAACGCGAATGCCGTCCCGCCCACCAGGATCGTGGTCGCCACCGTCGCGCAAAACAGCGCAATGTTCAGCCACGGGATCCCTTCGGCGGCGCGCGTCAGCGGGACCGTGATCATCACCCGCCACGGCGCGGTCACCGACGCCACCGGTTCGATCACCGCATCCTTGTACCCGGCCGCCAGAAGCCGCCCGTTGGCCGTGATCTCGAAATCGGGAATCGGCACCCGCACCTGACCGGCCAGAATCACCGCCCCCGGCCCGGCCTGCACGGTGTCGAGCAACCAAAGATCATCCAGCAAACGGCGAATCTGCGCCACACGTTCATGGACTTCATCGCGCCTCATAAGTCTTGCATTATACCCAATTCGCCGCCCCGCGTCACCGGCCCTCTCGGCAAAAAGACAAGGCGGATGGCTTGCGCCATCCGCCTTGCTGTCGAACCATCGCGTCGCTTGCGCAACGCGTCGAACTAGAACCGCCAGGCGCCGACCGGCTGATCGCCCGCGTTGCCCGAAACAAACGAGAGCAACTTGGCGATATCCGCCGCGTCGTTGTCGCCATCGGCGTCCACGTCGCCCGAGTAGGCGGCGGGATAGATGTAGTTGCCGCCCTGCAGCCAGCAGACGTCGGCGAGGTCGACCAGACCGTCATCGTTGACATCGCCGCGCGCGTAACCCGCCCAGCGGGCGGCGCGCTTGGCCAGACCCAACGCGCCGGCTTCGATCGTCGCCGCGTTGTTCGAGCTGGCATCGATGCCAAAGAGGGCCATGGCGTGTTCCGCCGAGCCGCTCGGGGCCAGACTGATGCTCTCCACCGACAGCGCAGATTTGTCCGCCGGCGAGGCCACTTCAATCGTGAAGCCCGACTGGGCGTTGACGTACCCGTACAGGAAGTTCAGGTCGTTGGTGAACGGGCCGGGGTAGACGGTCAACGGGTTGTCGATAATGCGCGCCGCCAACAGCGGATTGGCCGTCGGATCGACACTCGCATACAGCGACGGCTGGCGCACGCTCAACAAGCCGTACGCGTTGCCCGGAGCCGCCTGATCCCAGATGAAATACCCGTTCAGCGCCGGTGAAGCCACGCCGACGTTGGTGTTGTAGTCGGCCGTGACATCCCAGTCCATGAACTCGCCGAACTTGATGTTCTTGGCCACCGCGTCCCGGTTCTCGATCGCCACATGGATCAGCTTGAAATCGCCGTACAGAGGATCGTACGAGCCGACCTCGGTCAGGACGATGTTCGTGCCGACTGCGGCCTTCGGAGTGCCGGCGGTCGCGGCGGTGTTGGTGTCGGCGAAGCCGGTGATCAGGATTTCGCCGTGGATGTCCACCGGCGTGCCGGGGCAGCCGCCGGTACGGTAGGCGCCCAGAAGCACATCGGCGAACTTGTCGACCCCGCAGACCGTGCTCGGGGCCGGGTTGGCCACGAACAGATCCGTGTGATCATAGAACTCGGCATGGATACGAGCGCCGCCGTCCGGAGCCGGTCCGGCCAGCGAGTCCGCCATCAGGATGAACCCGCCGTCGTAGAGGTTGGTCTCCGAATCGTTCGGATCGCCGTCCCACACCAGGTCGTCGCCATGCTGGTCGGACAGACCGCCCGTGTTGTAGACGTTCTCGAGGTGGTGTCCGGCCACGGTGGAATCGGACGTGTTGAACAGCAGGCGCTTGTTGGCATCCGCGCAGCCGCCGACGTAGTGGATGGTGAAAAACGCCGTCGGGCTGCCATCATAGTTGAAGTCCGGATCGTCCATGTCGATCTCGAGGATTTCGTCATCGAGACCGCGGCCCAGTCCGGTGCCGTCGTAGGTCCAGTCGAGACCCGCGTTGCTGCCCGCCGCCAGCGAGGTCGGCACGGGCGCGCCGTTGATCAGGACATTCGACGTGCGAACGATGTTGGCGCCGGCCGCCATCGAACGCGCGCGGTCACGGCTCGACGAGGACGCGAGAAGCTCCTCGTTGGCCGCGATCATGCGCGCCTCGGTCGCCGACCACTCGCCGTCCACCAGCTCGTTGGTCACACCCGCCAGGCGCTGACGCTTGGTCGGATTGTCGATCGCGTAGCTGGTGTAGCCGTCCAGGTTCGCCGAGGCGGCCTGTACGCCGTTGCGGAAGTCGCGCGCATTGCGCGAGGCGATCGTCGCCGCCACGCCGTCCGGAAGCGGATCGGCGATGTTCAGCGCCGTGAAGTTCAGCGGCTGGTCGCCGATGTTCATGAACACATCGGCTTCGCTGTGCGTGAGGCCGGAGCCGGAGTTGAGCGGCACCTCGACGGTCACCTCATGCAGGCACTGGATCAGACGCGGACGCGAACCGGCGTTCAACTGATACGCGGAGATGCGGCCGCCCAGACCAAGCAACTGACGGATGCCCACCACGGCGTAGCTGTCGCCCAGGGAAGACGTCGCCAGCGCAGTACCGTTGATGATTTCGCCGCCGGTAATGAACGGGAACTCACGGTACCACTCAATACCGCCGTCTTGGGCATTGAACAACCACCAGCGGCCGTTGCGGTCGCCGGCGAACAGGTACGCGTCGCACGACAGCGTGACAATCTGCGGCACCATGAACAGCGACACGCCGCAGAGGTTCTCGGCCGCGAAGTTACGCGCCGCCAGACCGAGGTCCTTGTTCACCTGCAGGATGCCGAAGTTCGGGTTGTCCAGCGGGAAGTACACGAAGTTGCGGCCGATCGTCGGCGTGCCATACAGGCCCGTGCCCTGCGAGCTTGTCCACACCACGGACGGCGCCACGCCGGACTTGTCGATCTTGTAACGGTAGCCGATGTTGTTGGCGTCCTTGGTCGCGCCGTAGAGGAAGTCGCCTTCCACCGAGACGCCCGAAGGCCAGCCCTCACCCGGCACCCCGACAAAGTTCCAGTCGATCGCGCCGGTTGCGGCATCGATCTGGTACAGCGAACCGGCCACGTTCGAGCCGCCGATCGCCGTGCCCACATACAACTTGCCACCGCTGACCGCGGGACCGTGCTTGGCCCCCACGTCCAGCATCACCGGATTGGTCGCCCAGCCCGGATACAACGCGCCGGTGGCCGCATCGAGCGCATAAATCGCGCCCGCGCCCGCCGCCGGCTCGGTGCAAACGATCAGAACCGAGGTTCCCGCGATGTCAATCACCTTCGAGGTGTTGAAGCGGTTCTGGTGGATCAGGGGGGTGTTCCCCGGGTTCTTCGACCAGATCGTCGGCGAGGCCTCGAGGTTGGTCTCCAACGCCGAAACGGCGTTGAATGATCCACCGGTGGCAAACACGACATCACGGCCCAGGGCATTGACATAGGCCACGGTGGTGTTGCCGCGGTTCGAGGAACCCATCTCCGGCGCGCCCTGCAACTGGGCGATGAAGGCGCCCGTGTTCAGATTGTAGGCGCGCACTTCCTGGTCGGAGGAGATGTAGACGATGTCGTTGTGAACGCTCGGGTTGGTGAAGTTGGAGACGCGCGGCAGGGGCTGCGTCCAGGACAACGTCACCTGGTTCGGATCGCCCACATTGATGGACGAGGCCGAGGTCTGCTGCGCATCATGGGCAAACTGCGACCACTGGTCCGGTCCGCCCGCGCCGCAATCCACTTCAACCGCCGGCAACTCCTCGCGGCAGATGTCGAACTCAAAGAGCAGTTCGCGGTGCGACGCCGACACTTCGCCGATGTAACGCCACTCGTTCAACGCCGGCTGGAAGCGGGCGATGGAACGATAGTACGACGGATCGCAACCCGTCACCGGGCCCGACCCCAGCACGCCGTTGGTCGTGCCGGTTCCCGGAACTACCTGCAGCGTCACAAACACATGCTGCACCGGGCCGCCGTTGAGCGTGCCCCAAACAAACGGAGTCGTCAGCGCCCAGGTATTGAAGAAACCGGGCGACCAGGCCGCCTCCGGAATCACTTCCGAATACAGCAGAGTGCCCGGGAAGGCCGGACGGGGCAGGCCGCAGGGCGATGGCGGACCATCGTTCGCGTAGATGCCCAACAGGAGGTCGGCCTTGTCGGCGATCGAGCCGCCATTCATGGCAAACGTGACCGCGTTCAGGGTGTCCAGACCGGTCGCGGAGAGGCGCACGCCGAGGATGTCGCGCCCGCCGCCCACGCCCGACGGCAGCCCAAAGGCCGCGTCGATCGCTGCGTTCGGATCATAATAGAGCTCGGTCGCGCAGTTGCCCGGCGTGCAATGCGTCGCCGGATCGTCCGGGGTGTAGCCTTCCGACCAGGTCAGGTTCGTCAGATCGAACCCAGGGCCGAAGTTGGCTTCCCAGAACTGATCCATGTCCAACCAGCCCGAGCCATACTCGTTCCACTGGGAACAGTAGTTGGCGCCCGGGGCGTGGTGGCCGGCGCCCGAACCGCCGTCAGTGCCGATACGGATCGTGCCGGAGCCAAAGGTCGGAGAGTACCACGCCGCGTAGTACGGACCGCTCTGGCAGCACTCAATCGTAAACGGCAGGTTGATAAGGAAGAACCCGCTTCCCGTCCAGGTGATCGAGTAGGACGGGCCGGCGCACAACGCACCACCGGCCACCGGCGCCGGCTCCTGCGTGCACATCGGGTCCGCCGAAGGCGATGCCACGGCGAACACCAGCGGCTGCATCACGATCGTAAACGGGAACGGTCCGGCGGTGTTGCCGATGATCGTGTTGACTGCCGTCACGTCGAACGAGGGGCTGTTCGAACAGACCGCGCCAAAACGCGCCGGATCCTGCGGGTCCTGGTAACCGGCATAGAATTCGCTGCCGAAGTACCAGTTGCTGATCCCGTAGGTCAGCGGACCCTGATACTGGCCGTCGCAAAACGTCCCGGGGACGGTGCGGTTTTGACCCGCATTCACCGTCACCACCGGGTCGGCAATCGACGCGCCCAGGATCGGTGTGCCAGTTTTGCTCCCGCTGCCGCCAAACGCCTTGATCGGGGGCTCGCCCGGCTGACCCGGATGGTCAAGGGCAAATCCCGATGGAGACGTCAACAACAGCAGTCCGAGAGCCAGAACTGCAGTGAAGAGTTTTTTGTGCATTTAATAAGTCCTCCTGAGTCAGAACTCAGATGTGAAGCTTCGTCAGGTTTCCTGCCGCCAGCCGCCGTCCGCCCCACAGCGCCCCCACCTCAGGGACGCCATGTTCCGGTTTTCGGCCTTTCCCGCTGTCTGTCGAGTCGCTCTCGGCGACGGTGACCTTTACCAAGACTTCCGCAGACTCCCGGACCAAACCGTCGATCACCCACGATGTGATCAATCTGAAGTTGGGCCCGAAACGCCTGCTCGTGAATTCGTTGGTTCTGCGACTTGGCTCAGTCGCGGCGATGGGATCAGGCTGAAAACGACCGGGAGGAGGAGATAAAACAACCCAGTCGCTCTTGCGCCTTTCCCTCGCGGAAAGGGAGCACCGTTCGGATGGGATAGTTTTTCGAAGAGTCACCGACGGTTCGTGACGCCGCCAGCTTCAAACGCTCGGGAAAGAAGATAAGATAGCATCAGCATCTGTCAAGAAAATTCCGATGCTTTACCATCCGGGATGTGTGATATAGTCTGAGTTAAGCCTTATTGCCACATCCCGGCTATAAGCTCCCGCTCACGGGCTGCACAAAAAATGGGCAAAAAGAAGGGGGGGAAGGCCGAAGCCTTCCTCCCCTTGGCCGAACGGCGTTCCCGAAGGAACGCTTGATGCCTTTAGAACCGCCAGGCGCCGACCGGCCGATCGGCCGCATTGCCTGACACGTACGAGAGCAACTTCGCGATGTCGGCCCCGTCGTTCAGACCGTCGTTGTTCACGTCGCCGGAGTAGGCAGCCGGATAGATAAAGTTGCCACCCTGGAGCCAGCAAACGTCGGCCAGGTCGACCACGCCGTCATCGTTCACGTCGCCGCGCGCAAAGCCCGCCCAGCGGGCGGCACGCTTGGCCACGTCGGCGGCATTGGCTTCGATGACCAGCGGATCGTTGCTGGAGGCATCAACGCCAAAGACCGCCTGATGGATCGCCGCGGACCCGTTCGGACCGAGACTGAACGGCTTGTTCACCAGCAGGCCCGATTTGTCCTCGTTGGTGGCGGGGTTGTGAATCTCCCGCGGACCGCCATGCACCAGTTGCGACCAGACGGTCTGCAACTTGGAATCGGAGCCCATATCCCACGGCGCCGGGTCATAGACGTCGTTCGGGTTCGACAGGATCCAGATCTTGTGCGGAGAATCGAACGTCGGATCGACACCCGCGTACGTCGACGGCATGTTCGGGTTGAGCCAGCCATAAGCGATCGTGCCCACCGGACGCGACCAGATGGCATAGCCGTTGAACACGTCGGAGACGATACCCATGTTGTCGGTCCCGGCGTTGACGTCCCAGTCGCAGAAGGTGCCGGCATGGATCGGGCCCTTGGCGACTGCATCACGGTTGGTCATCTCCCAACGGATCAACTTGAAGTCGCCATACAGCGGATCGTAGGCGCCCACTTCGGTCATCACAATATCCAGACCGATCGCGG is drawn from bacterium and contains these coding sequences:
- a CDS encoding PQQ-binding-like beta-propeller repeat protein; translated protein: MHKKLFTAVLALGLLLLTSPSGFALDHPGQPGEPPIKAFGGSGSKTGTPILGASIADPVVTVNAGQNRTVPGTFCDGQYQGPLTYGISNWYFGSEFYAGYQDPQDPARFGAVCSNSPSFDVTAVNTIIGNTAGPFPFTIVMQPLVFAVASPSADPMCTQEPAPVAGGALCAGPSYSITWTGSGFFLINLPFTIECCQSGPYYAAWYSPTFGSGTIRIGTDGGSGAGHHAPGANYCSQWNEYGSGWLDMDQFWEANFGPGFDLTNLTWSEGYTPDDPATHCTPGNCATELYYDPNAAIDAAFGLPSGVGGGRDILGVRLSATGLDTLNAVTFAMNGGSIADKADLLLGIYANDGPPSPCGLPRPAFPGTLLYSEVIPEAAWSPGFFNTWALTTPFVWGTLNGGPVQHVFVTLQVVPGTGTTNGVLGSGPVTGCDPSYYRSIARFQPALNEWRYIGEVSASHRELLFEFDICREELPAVEVDCGAGGPDQWSQFAHDAQQTSASSINVGDPNQVTLSWTQPLPRVSNFTNPSVHNDIVYISSDQEVRAYNLNTGAFIAQLQGAPEMGSSNRGNTTVAYVNALGRDVVFATGGSFNAVSALETNLEASPTIWSKNPGNTPLIHQNRFNTSKVIDIAGTSVLIVCTEPAAGAGAIYALDAATGALYPGWATNPVMLDVGAKHGPAVSGGKLYVGTAIGGSNVAGSLYQIDAATGAIDWNFVGVPGEGWPSGVSVEGDFLYGATKDANNIGYRYKIDKSGVAPSVVWTSSQGTGLYGTPTIGRNFVYFPLDNPNFGILQVNKDLGLAARNFAAENLCGVSLFMVPQIVTLSCDAYLFAGDRNGRWWLFNAQDGGIEWYREFPFITGGEIINGTALATSSLGDSYAVVGIRQLLGLGGRISAYQLNAGSRPRLIQCLHEVTVEVPLNSGSGLTHSEADVFMNIGDQPLNFTALNIADPLPDGVAATIASRNARDFRNGVQAASANLDGYTSYAIDNPTKRQRLAGVTNELVDGEWSATEARMIAANEELLASSSSRDRARSMAAGANIVRTSNVLINGAPVPTSLAAGSNAGLDWTYDGTGLGRGLDDEILEIDMDDPDFNYDGSPTAFFTIHYVGGCADANKRLLFNTSDSTVAGHHLENVYNTGGLSDQHGDDLVWDGDPNDSETNLYDGGFILMADSLAGPAPDGGARIHAEFYDHTDLFVANPAPSTVCGVDKFADVLLGAYRTGGCPGTPVDIHGEILITGFADTNTAATAGTPKAAVGTNIVLTEVGSYDPLYGDFKLIHVAIENRDAVAKNIKFGEFMDWDVTADYNTNVGVASPALNGYFIWDQAAPGNAYGLLSVRQPSLYASVDPTANPLLAARIIDNPLTVYPGPFTNDLNFLYGYVNAQSGFTIEVASPADKSALSVESISLAPSGSAEHAMALFGIDASSNNAATIEAGALGLAKRAARWAGYARGDVNDDGLVDLADVCWLQGGNYIYPAAYSGDVDADGDNDAADIAKLLSFVSGNAGDQPVGAWRF
- a CDS encoding site-2 protease family protein, which produces MRRDEVHERVAQIRRLLDDLWLLDTVQAGPGAVILAGQVRVPIPDFEITANGRLLAAGYKDAVIEPVASVTAPWRVMITVPLTRAAEGIPWLNIALFCATVATTILVGGTAFAFWFLAILLFHEFGHFVLARRHRIDASWPYFIPAPNILGTFGALIRLRSPIRDRVGLFDMAVAGPLAGFVVAVIALAVGMSMSTLAPPSGGEGIFLGDSLLFRLFSAIFFPGIGDEQNIMLHPIAFAGWAGLLITMLNLLPIGQLDGGHIAYAIFRRGQRWLALVTMAALAAASFWWPWWLMWVVIGFLVRPEHPPTMHDDVPIGRTRVILGIVALLIFVVSFTPVPFRVTP